One window of the Pseudarthrobacter sp. ATCC 49987 genome contains the following:
- a CDS encoding IS3 family transposase (programmed frameshift) has translation MPKAFPEEFRRDVVAVARKGEAPIIQIAKDFGVSPAALHRWMKIADREDGVKSGAVSDDAAKLREANKRIRLLEQEAEVMRRAVAYLSRDINPKMMYPLVRELAARDAPIRVPVAVSCRVLNFSRQAYYQWAANPVPARDWEEAHLINAAIDHHRDDPAFGYRFIADEINAGPGPGASERRIWRLCSENGILSVIHRRRRSGLKAGPPVHDDLVERDFSATAPNRKWLTDITEHHTGEGKLYLCAIKDLHSNRIVGYSMDGRMKASLAVAALDHAVALRKPAGTVVHSDRGSQFRSRKFVLALNTYGLNGSMGRVGACGDNAAMESFFSLLQKNVLNRKRWETRAELRLAITTWIERSYHRKRRQRALGRLTPIEFETIKNAASAA, from the exons ATGCCCAAAGCCTTTCCCGAAGAATTCCGCCGCGATGTCGTCGCGGTTGCCCGCAAGGGCGAAGCGCCCATCATCCAGATCGCCAAGGACTTCGGTGTCTCGCCCGCTGCCCTGCACCGCTGGATGAAGATCGCCGACAGAGAAGACGGCGTGAAGTCCGGGGCGGTGTCCGATGACGCCGCGAAGTTGCGGGAGGCCAACAAACGCATCCGGCTCCTGGAACAGGAAGCCGAAGTCATGCGCCGTGCCGTGGCCTACTTGTCCCGGGACATCAACCCA AAAATGATGTACCCGCTGGTCCGCGAGCTGGCTGCCAGGGACGCCCCGATCCGGGTTCCCGTGGCAGTGTCCTGCCGGGTACTGAATTTCTCCAGACAGGCCTACTACCAGTGGGCCGCCAATCCCGTCCCGGCCCGGGACTGGGAAGAAGCGCATCTGATCAACGCCGCCATCGATCACCACCGGGACGATCCTGCCTTCGGATACCGGTTCATCGCCGATGAGATCAACGCCGGTCCCGGCCCTGGGGCCAGTGAACGCCGGATCTGGCGGCTGTGCTCGGAGAACGGCATCCTCTCGGTGATCCACCGCCGGCGCCGGTCAGGGCTCAAGGCCGGCCCGCCGGTCCACGATGACCTCGTCGAACGGGACTTCAGCGCCACGGCACCGAACCGGAAATGGCTCACGGACATCACCGAGCACCACACCGGGGAGGGCAAGCTGTACCTGTGCGCGATCAAGGACCTTCACTCAAACCGGATCGTCGGGTACTCGATGGACGGGCGGATGAAAGCGTCCCTGGCCGTCGCCGCCCTGGACCACGCCGTGGCCCTCAGGAAACCGGCGGGCACGGTGGTCCACTCGGACAGAGGGTCCCAGTTCAGATCCAGAAAGTTCGTCCTGGCCCTGAACACCTACGGCCTGAACGGATCGATGGGCCGGGTAGGGGCATGCGGTGACAATGCAGCGATGGAATCGTTCTTCTCCCTGCTGCAAAAGAACGTCCTGAACCGGAAACGATGGGAGACCCGGGCCGAGCTCCGGCTGGCCATCACGACCTGGATCGAGCGCAGCTACCACCGCAAACGCCGTCAACGTGCCCTCGGACGGCTGACACCAATCGAGTTTGAGACAATAAAAAACGCGGCCTCAGCCGCGTAA
- the xseA gene encoding exodeoxyribonuclease VII large subunit, with the protein MSEDVVAATTVPATAADTSPDNPWPLQLLSQKLKMHIDRAPSAWVEGQVIELNRRGTNAYLTLRDVDAEISLPASVWTNVLDRQDIPLERGSRVVALLKAEFWLKTGRLNMSVKDIRPVGLGDLLARIERLRHALAAEGLFSDARKKRLPLLPHRIGLITGRDSDAKKDVLRNAALRWPAVEFEIREVAVQGNTAVAQVIAALRELDAHPEVDVIVIARGGGALEDLLPFSNEELIRAVSAASTPVVSAIGHEADRPILDDVADLRASTPTDAAKRIVPDVVEELARVRQARDQLRRDVTRLVERETDRLASLRSRPVLASPEVMVSIRHDDVERLKGRSQAAVTTAVVRAADQLVHLKAQVRALSPQKTLDRGYAVVQLADGGSAPGTRRDVVRHPDQAPPGTQLAVRVAGGRFTAESTGGQEPADD; encoded by the coding sequence ATGTCTGAGGACGTTGTGGCAGCCACGACGGTTCCGGCCACGGCGGCGGACACCAGTCCGGACAACCCCTGGCCGCTGCAGCTGCTGTCCCAGAAACTCAAGATGCACATCGACCGTGCACCGTCCGCCTGGGTCGAAGGCCAGGTCATCGAGCTGAACCGGCGCGGGACCAACGCCTACCTGACGCTGCGTGACGTCGACGCCGAGATCTCCCTTCCCGCCTCCGTCTGGACCAATGTGCTGGACCGGCAGGACATCCCGCTGGAACGCGGCTCCCGGGTTGTGGCCCTGCTCAAGGCCGAATTCTGGCTCAAGACGGGCCGGCTGAACATGTCCGTGAAGGACATTCGGCCGGTGGGCCTGGGAGACCTGCTCGCCCGGATCGAGCGGCTGCGCCATGCCCTGGCCGCGGAGGGGCTGTTTTCCGACGCCCGGAAGAAGCGGCTGCCCCTGCTCCCCCACCGGATCGGCCTGATCACCGGCCGCGACTCGGACGCCAAGAAGGATGTGCTGCGCAACGCGGCCCTGCGCTGGCCCGCCGTCGAATTCGAAATCCGGGAGGTGGCCGTCCAGGGCAACACCGCCGTCGCGCAGGTCATTGCCGCGCTGCGCGAGCTGGACGCGCACCCGGAGGTGGATGTGATCGTCATCGCCCGCGGCGGCGGTGCCCTCGAGGATCTGCTGCCGTTCAGCAATGAGGAACTCATCCGGGCGGTGTCGGCCGCTTCCACTCCGGTGGTGAGCGCGATCGGCCACGAGGCGGACCGGCCCATCCTTGACGATGTCGCGGATCTGCGCGCCTCCACGCCGACTGACGCCGCCAAACGGATCGTCCCGGACGTTGTCGAGGAGCTCGCGCGCGTGCGTCAGGCACGTGACCAGCTCCGGCGGGACGTCACACGGCTCGTGGAGCGTGAAACGGACCGCCTGGCCTCGCTGCGCTCCCGTCCCGTGCTCGCCTCCCCCGAGGTCATGGTCAGCATCCGGCACGACGACGTCGAACGGCTCAAGGGCCGCTCGCAGGCTGCTGTCACCACCGCCGTCGTCCGGGCCGCCGACCAATTGGTCCACCTCAAGGCCCAGGTCCGTGCACTCTCGCCGCAAAAGACCCTGGACCGGGGGTATGCCGTGGTGCAGCTGGCCGATGGCGGCTCGGCTCCAGGCACCCGCCGGGACGTGGTGCGCCACCCCGACCAGGCCCCGCCCGGCACCCAGCTGGCCGTCCGTGTGGCCGGAGGCCGGTTCACCGCGGAGTCGACCGGAGGCCAGGAACCGGCGGACGACTGA
- the ychF gene encoding redox-regulated ATPase YchF codes for MALTIGIVGLPNVGKSTLFNALTRNQVLAANYPFATIEPNVGVVNLPDPRLAKLAAVFGSQRLLPAPVSFVDIAGIVKGASEGEGLGNKFLANIREAEAIAQVVRVFDDPDVIHVDGKVDPRSDMETINTELILADLQTIENAIPRIEKEVKIKKRDAAELAAVKAAQAVLERGDTIFASVKSDKLEMEHLKELSLLTAKPFIYVFNADEGILGSPEKQEELRAMVAPADAIFLDAKLESDLVELDEEEAREMLEMNGQDESGLDQLARVGFHTLGLQTYLTAGPKETRAWTIHQGDTAPQAAGVIHSDFQRGFIKAEVVSFDDLIEAGSMAEAKSRGKVRIEGKEYVMVDGDVVEFRFNV; via the coding sequence GTGGCTCTTACTATTGGCATCGTCGGACTGCCCAACGTCGGCAAATCAACTCTTTTCAACGCACTGACCCGCAACCAGGTGCTCGCAGCGAACTACCCGTTCGCGACGATCGAGCCGAACGTCGGTGTGGTCAACCTGCCGGACCCGCGGCTTGCCAAGCTGGCCGCCGTCTTCGGGTCCCAGCGCCTGTTGCCTGCTCCCGTGTCCTTCGTCGACATCGCCGGGATCGTCAAGGGTGCGTCGGAAGGCGAAGGCCTGGGGAACAAGTTCCTCGCCAACATCCGCGAGGCCGAGGCCATCGCCCAGGTTGTCCGCGTGTTCGATGACCCCGACGTCATCCACGTCGACGGCAAGGTGGATCCCCGCTCCGACATGGAGACCATCAACACCGAACTGATCCTGGCCGACCTTCAGACCATCGAAAATGCCATTCCGCGGATCGAAAAAGAAGTCAAGATCAAGAAGCGGGACGCCGCCGAGCTCGCTGCCGTCAAGGCGGCCCAGGCCGTCCTCGAACGCGGCGACACCATCTTCGCCTCGGTCAAGAGCGACAAACTTGAGATGGAGCACCTCAAGGAGCTCAGCCTCCTGACCGCCAAGCCGTTCATCTACGTCTTCAACGCAGACGAAGGCATTCTGGGCAGCCCCGAGAAGCAGGAAGAACTGCGGGCCATGGTTGCCCCGGCGGACGCCATCTTCCTCGACGCCAAGCTCGAATCGGACCTCGTGGAGCTGGACGAGGAAGAAGCCCGCGAGATGCTGGAAATGAACGGCCAGGATGAGTCCGGACTCGACCAGCTGGCCCGCGTCGGCTTCCACACCCTGGGGCTGCAGACCTACCTGACGGCAGGACCCAAGGAAACGAGGGCCTGGACCATCCACCAGGGCGACACGGCCCCGCAGGCGGCCGGTGTGATCCACTCCGATTTCCAGCGCGGTTTCATCAAGGCCGAGGTGGTCTCTTTCGACGATCTCATCGAAGCCGGTTCCATGGCCGAGGCGAAGTCCCGCGGCAAGGTCCGGATCGAAGGCAAGGAATACGTCATGGTCGACGGCGACGTCGTTGAATTTAGATTCAATGTGTAG
- a CDS encoding DNA recombination protein RmuC, with protein sequence MDAFALILSLLMLLVGAVAGAAVVYLLVRRRTHAVEQDFDAVSGRLSEVSAQFAAADAERRLLAAQNRELGESRNQDGSVLRALAPVAEKLTAVQQQVALLERDRLEQYGQLAQQLQEARLSDEQLLRSTHALESALRSNSARGQWGEVQLRRVVEAAGMLRHVDFHEQVHSGQHGAAAEASVRPDLVVQLPGQKQLVVDAKVPLASYLAAQELGASAPGQQHAQVLGGQQAHLLAHAKALKAHVDALSGKKYWDIPGNSPELVVCFLPAESILAAALSADPALLDYALSRNVVLASPSTLLAVLKSVAFTWRQDVLTDSARELFELAHQLYERMGTLGENVTKLGASLKTSVDRYNSMVGTLEARVLPTARKLNALDATGLATPAAVEVTPRSVAAPELQPGNGPEAGHGLATGGAGTGPGEEDQESAA encoded by the coding sequence ATGGACGCTTTTGCACTGATACTTTCCCTTCTTATGCTTCTCGTCGGCGCGGTTGCCGGCGCCGCCGTGGTCTACCTGCTGGTCCGGCGCCGCACCCACGCGGTGGAACAGGACTTCGACGCCGTCTCGGGCCGCCTGTCGGAGGTCAGCGCGCAGTTCGCCGCGGCCGACGCCGAGCGGCGGCTGCTGGCCGCCCAGAACCGGGAACTCGGCGAATCCCGGAACCAGGACGGCAGCGTGCTGCGGGCCCTGGCGCCGGTTGCCGAGAAGCTCACGGCGGTGCAGCAGCAGGTGGCGCTGCTGGAGCGCGACCGGCTGGAACAGTACGGCCAGCTGGCCCAGCAGCTGCAGGAGGCCCGGCTGTCCGACGAGCAACTGCTGCGCTCGACGCATGCCTTGGAGTCCGCGCTGCGCTCCAACAGCGCCCGCGGCCAGTGGGGTGAGGTCCAGCTGCGCCGCGTCGTCGAGGCCGCCGGCATGCTGCGCCATGTCGATTTCCACGAGCAGGTGCACAGCGGGCAACACGGCGCCGCAGCGGAGGCCAGTGTCCGGCCCGACCTCGTCGTGCAGCTGCCCGGCCAGAAGCAGCTGGTGGTCGACGCCAAGGTGCCGCTGGCGTCATATCTGGCGGCGCAGGAGCTGGGGGCGTCGGCCCCGGGGCAGCAGCACGCGCAGGTCCTGGGCGGGCAGCAGGCCCACCTGCTGGCCCATGCCAAGGCCCTGAAGGCGCATGTGGACGCGCTGAGCGGCAAGAAGTACTGGGACATTCCGGGCAACTCCCCGGAGCTTGTGGTCTGCTTCCTGCCGGCCGAGTCGATCCTGGCGGCCGCGCTCTCGGCGGACCCGGCGCTGCTGGACTACGCCCTGTCCAGGAACGTGGTGCTGGCCTCGCCCTCCACCCTGCTGGCGGTCCTGAAGTCCGTCGCCTTCACCTGGCGCCAGGACGTCCTGACGGACAGCGCAAGGGAGCTCTTCGAACTCGCCCACCAGCTCTATGAGCGGATGGGAACGCTCGGTGAGAACGTCACCAAGCTCGGCGCCTCGCTCAAGACGTCCGTGGACCGCTACAACTCCATGGTAGGCACCCTGGAGGCGCGGGTGCTGCCGACCGCGCGGAAGCTCAATGCCCTGGACGCGACAGGACTGGCCACACCTGCGGCCGTGGAAGTGACGCCGCGTTCCGTGGCGGCCCCGGAACTCCAGCCCGGGAACGGGCCGGAGGCTGGGCACGGGCTGGCGACGGGCGGGGCCGGCACCGGCCCGGGCGAAGAGGACCAGGAGTCGGCGGCCTAG
- a CDS encoding ABC transporter permease, which translates to MSQPSQQDEIMAEDAGVGRADAAGIEPILEAKGLSQGQIVRKRFLGHSGAIIGLVVFAIIFIVAFTSVGYAGIPGWWKYSHEDVSPLVNDGAPTASFFPPAWGEHPFGQDRIGRDLFAMTMRGAQQSITIMIVIGLIAGLIGVIVGALSGYFRGWTEAILMRLTDVIIIIPALLLAAVMAQLAGRRDEGSWFASFASNNGVLAIGIFLGLISWVGLARLMRGEFLSLREREFVDAARISGASNGRIIFKHILPNAIGVLIVNVTLTMSAAILTETALSYLGVGVKAPDTSLGLLISQNQAAFATRPWLFWFPGLFIVLICLSINFIGDGLRDAFDPRQKKFNAKKAAETEADPAPVTAFNELKDT; encoded by the coding sequence ATGAGCCAGCCAAGTCAGCAGGATGAAATCATGGCCGAAGACGCCGGTGTGGGCCGCGCGGACGCCGCCGGAATCGAACCCATCCTCGAGGCCAAGGGCCTCAGCCAGGGCCAGATTGTCCGCAAGCGGTTCCTCGGCCACTCCGGCGCGATCATCGGGCTCGTGGTCTTCGCCATCATCTTCATCGTGGCCTTCACCTCCGTTGGGTATGCGGGCATCCCCGGCTGGTGGAAGTACAGCCACGAAGACGTGTCTCCGCTGGTCAACGACGGCGCGCCCACCGCGTCCTTCTTCCCGCCGGCATGGGGGGAGCACCCGTTCGGCCAGGACCGGATCGGCCGCGACCTCTTCGCCATGACCATGCGCGGGGCCCAGCAGTCGATCACCATCATGATCGTGATCGGCCTCATCGCCGGCCTGATCGGCGTCATCGTCGGCGCGCTGTCCGGCTATTTCCGCGGCTGGACCGAGGCGATCCTGATGCGCCTCACGGACGTCATCATCATCATTCCGGCCCTGCTGCTTGCGGCCGTGATGGCACAGCTGGCCGGACGGCGGGATGAAGGAAGCTGGTTTGCCTCCTTCGCCAGCAACAACGGCGTCCTTGCGATCGGGATCTTCCTTGGCCTGATCAGCTGGGTGGGGCTGGCACGCCTGATGCGCGGTGAGTTCCTGTCCCTGCGCGAACGTGAGTTCGTCGATGCGGCAAGGATCTCCGGGGCCAGCAACGGACGCATCATTTTCAAACACATCCTGCCCAACGCCATCGGCGTGCTGATCGTTAACGTCACCCTGACCATGTCGGCGGCCATCCTCACCGAGACAGCCCTGAGTTACCTTGGCGTCGGCGTCAAGGCGCCGGACACCTCGCTGGGGCTGCTCATCTCGCAGAACCAGGCCGCCTTCGCGACCCGGCCGTGGCTCTTTTGGTTCCCGGGCCTGTTCATCGTGCTGATCTGCCTGAGCATCAACTTCATCGGCGACGGCCTGCGGGATGCGTTCGATCCGCGGCAGAAAAAGTTCAATGCCAAGAAGGCTGCGGAAACCGAAGCGGATCCGGCTCCGGTCACTGCCTTCAACGAACTCAAGGACACGTAG
- a CDS encoding ABC transporter permease has translation MVTYIVRRLITAALILLGASFLVYLLTAASGDPLEEFRASSAPNKQQLIDARTELLQLDTPAPLRYFKWLGGAAQCLIPFANSCDLGKNIAGQPITDALGHALIQTLTLVTGATILAILIGITLGIVTALRQYSTLDYGVTFMAFLFFSLPIFWVAVLLKEFGAIGFNDFLRNPDVPMASALAIGALAGVITAVAAGGAMGRRLLTGGVAFLFVSAVLMYFSATEWFKNPGLGPVVIAIAGVGIAFAVTLLSAGLKNRKALQSALIAVGVGLVVYFVIQPLLDEATFLMIVLLAVAAVLVGMGIGFLMGGYDRGQSMRAAALTSFLVGFLILLDRYMQAWPSYFNNSRVRGRPIATIGASTPNIEGDFWILSLDSFTHLILPTLALILISLAGYTRFTRASMLEIMNMDYIRTARAKGLSERTVVMRHAFRNALIPIATIVAFDIGGLIGGAVITESVFSVRGMGFLFLDGIQHIDPNPVMGVFICVAITAMVFNLIADLAYSALDPRVRVKA, from the coding sequence ATGGTGACCTACATAGTCCGGCGGCTGATTACCGCCGCACTCATCCTTCTCGGCGCGTCTTTCCTGGTGTATCTCCTGACAGCGGCGTCGGGGGATCCGCTTGAGGAATTCCGCGCCAGCAGCGCGCCGAACAAACAGCAGCTGATCGACGCGCGGACCGAACTCCTGCAGCTGGACACTCCCGCCCCGCTGCGGTACTTCAAATGGCTCGGCGGTGCGGCGCAATGCCTCATCCCCTTCGCGAACTCCTGCGATCTCGGCAAGAACATCGCGGGCCAGCCCATCACTGATGCCCTGGGGCACGCGCTGATCCAGACCCTGACACTCGTCACCGGCGCCACCATCCTGGCCATCCTGATTGGCATCACGCTGGGCATCGTCACAGCCCTGCGCCAGTACAGCACCCTGGATTACGGCGTGACGTTCATGGCGTTCCTGTTCTTTTCCCTTCCGATCTTCTGGGTCGCCGTCCTGCTCAAGGAATTCGGCGCGATCGGCTTCAATGACTTCCTCCGGAATCCCGATGTGCCGATGGCCAGCGCGCTGGCAATCGGCGCCCTGGCCGGAGTGATCACGGCGGTAGCCGCAGGCGGCGCAATGGGGCGCCGGCTGCTCACCGGCGGCGTGGCCTTCCTGTTCGTGAGTGCCGTGCTGATGTACTTCTCCGCCACCGAGTGGTTCAAGAACCCCGGGCTTGGCCCCGTTGTCATCGCCATCGCGGGCGTCGGCATCGCGTTCGCCGTCACGCTGCTCTCGGCCGGCCTGAAAAACCGCAAGGCGCTGCAGTCCGCCCTGATCGCCGTCGGCGTTGGACTGGTTGTCTACTTCGTGATCCAGCCTCTGCTGGACGAGGCCACGTTCCTGATGATCGTGCTGCTCGCCGTGGCGGCGGTGCTGGTCGGCATGGGGATCGGATTCCTGATGGGTGGCTACGACCGCGGCCAGTCGATGCGCGCGGCCGCATTGACCTCGTTCCTGGTGGGATTCCTGATCCTGCTGGACCGCTACATGCAGGCGTGGCCCAGCTACTTCAACAACAGCCGGGTCCGCGGACGCCCCATCGCCACCATCGGCGCCAGCACCCCGAACATCGAAGGTGACTTCTGGATCCTCAGCCTGGACTCCTTCACCCACCTGATCCTCCCCACCCTGGCGCTGATCCTGATTTCGCTGGCCGGCTACACACGCTTCACCCGCGCATCGATGCTGGAAATCATGAACATGGACTACATCCGGACCGCCCGGGCCAAGGGGCTTTCGGAGCGGACCGTCGTCATGCGCCACGCCTTCCGGAACGCGCTGATCCCGATCGCCACCATTGTGGCGTTCGACATCGGCGGCCTGATCGGCGGCGCCGTCATCACCGAGTCGGTCTTCTCCGTCCGGGGGATGGGGTTCCTCTTCCTCGACGGCATCCAGCACATCGACCCCAACCCCGTCATGGGCGTCTTCATCTGCGTGGCCATCACGGCCATGGTTTTCAACCTCATTGCGGACCTTGCGTACTCCGCACTTGATCCACGGGTAAGGGTAAAAGCATGA
- a CDS encoding 4-hydroxy-3-methylbut-2-enyl diphosphate reductase, protein MTSTAVSIPMPTVPRRRRTPEEVLAAAPVAGPKRVLLAAPRGYCAGVDRAVIAVEKALEHYGPPVYVRKQIVHNVHVVSSLEEKGAIFVDETDEVPEGSLVIFSAHGVSPAVVQSAEDRGLRTIDATCPLVTKVHKEAVRFAKDDFDILLIGHDGHEEVEGTAGEAPEHIQIINGPHEVDKVTVRDPEKVIWLSQTTLSVDETMETVRLLKERFPTLQDPPSDDICYATTNRQVAIKKISPQADLVIVVGSANSSNSVRLVEVALEYGAKASYRVDFANEVDESWFEGVATVGVTSGASVPEVLVKDVLRLLADYGYGSVEEVVTAEEDLLFSLPKELRATLKRAGDVTRALGGRGTRAAQTS, encoded by the coding sequence ATGACCTCCACCGCTGTTTCCATTCCGATGCCAACCGTTCCGCGCCGGCGGCGCACGCCGGAAGAAGTGCTGGCGGCAGCCCCCGTGGCCGGCCCGAAACGGGTCCTGCTCGCGGCCCCGCGCGGCTACTGCGCCGGCGTCGACCGTGCGGTCATTGCGGTGGAAAAAGCCCTCGAGCACTACGGTCCGCCGGTCTACGTCCGCAAGCAGATTGTCCACAACGTGCATGTCGTCAGCTCCCTGGAGGAAAAGGGCGCCATCTTCGTTGACGAGACCGACGAGGTCCCCGAGGGTTCCCTGGTGATCTTCTCCGCCCACGGTGTCTCACCCGCCGTGGTCCAGTCCGCCGAGGACCGGGGGCTGCGGACCATCGACGCGACCTGCCCGCTCGTGACCAAGGTGCACAAAGAGGCCGTCCGCTTCGCGAAGGACGACTTCGACATCCTGCTCATCGGCCATGACGGCCATGAGGAAGTCGAAGGAACCGCTGGCGAGGCCCCCGAGCACATCCAGATCATTAACGGCCCGCACGAGGTCGACAAGGTTACGGTCCGGGATCCCGAAAAGGTCATCTGGTTGTCCCAGACCACGCTCAGCGTTGACGAAACCATGGAAACGGTCCGGCTGCTGAAGGAACGGTTCCCCACCCTCCAGGATCCGCCCAGCGACGACATCTGCTACGCGACCACCAACCGCCAGGTGGCCATCAAGAAGATCTCACCGCAGGCCGACCTGGTGATTGTGGTCGGATCGGCCAACTCATCAAACTCGGTCCGGCTCGTGGAAGTGGCCCTGGAGTACGGCGCGAAAGCCTCCTACCGCGTGGACTTCGCCAATGAGGTCGACGAATCCTGGTTCGAAGGCGTGGCCACGGTTGGTGTGACCTCGGGTGCGTCGGTCCCGGAAGTCCTGGTCAAGGACGTCCTGCGGCTGCTGGCCGACTACGGCTACGGCTCTGTCGAGGAAGTGGTCACCGCCGAGGAGGATCTGCTCTTCTCGCTGCCGAAGGAACTGCGCGCCACACTGAAGCGGGCCGGCGATGTGACCCGCGCCCTTGGGGGCCGCGGGACACGCGCCGCCCAGACCTCGTAG
- a CDS encoding ABC transporter family substrate-binding protein: MRFGRISKAVGVAAAAALALSACAGNSGGTTPTTAAAASKSGGSATVVEVNAFNTFNPNTADGNTDINSKISYATHSGFFYIDNKLNVVRNEKFGKMEKSSDDPLTVKYTINDGVKWSDGTPVTTADLLLQWAAFSGYYNDADSEAKTGTSYFSYAGDPTGIALTDFPELSADGKSMTIKYSKPFADWEIALGGPGIDIPAHVLAKKAGLADAKAFVDLLKNTPRGDSKAPKAANAQLQAMAELWNTGFDSKTLPADPSLYLSNGPYIVKGVNQDQSLTMVKNKDYNWGPEAKLDEITVRYIGDSAAQVQALKNGEADIIAPQASADTVEQLKTLASQGVTVEVGNQLSYDHIDLNYSGPFAEKNVREAFMKSVPRKDIVDKIVKKLDPKAAPLDSQLFVPDQAPYADSVKNNGSSAYQDVDIEGAKKLLNGATPEVRIMYNKDNPNRVDAYSLIRESATKAGFKIVDGGLGKSDWGKALGDGSYDATIFGWINSGVGVSGVPQIFKSGNDSNFNLFTDPEADKLMDELIVTTDKSKQDALLTQIDKKIWASAYGLPLFQAVGVDAYSDRITGVKYMPNQTGVWWNFWEWAQK, translated from the coding sequence ATGCGCTTCGGTCGTATTTCCAAAGCAGTGGGCGTGGCAGCAGCAGCTGCCCTGGCCCTCAGCGCCTGCGCAGGCAACAGCGGCGGGACAACCCCGACCACTGCTGCGGCAGCAAGCAAATCAGGCGGATCTGCCACAGTCGTGGAGGTGAACGCCTTCAACACGTTCAACCCCAACACGGCTGACGGCAACACAGACATCAACTCCAAGATCAGCTACGCCACCCACTCGGGCTTCTTCTACATCGACAACAAGCTGAACGTTGTCCGCAACGAGAAGTTCGGCAAGATGGAGAAGAGCTCGGACGATCCGCTGACCGTCAAGTACACCATCAATGACGGAGTGAAGTGGTCAGACGGCACGCCCGTCACGACAGCTGACCTCCTGCTGCAGTGGGCCGCCTTCTCCGGGTACTACAACGACGCCGATTCGGAAGCCAAGACCGGAACGTCCTACTTCTCGTACGCCGGCGATCCCACCGGCATCGCCCTGACGGACTTCCCGGAGCTCAGCGCCGACGGCAAGTCCATGACGATCAAGTACTCCAAGCCCTTTGCCGACTGGGAAATCGCGCTCGGCGGCCCCGGCATCGACATCCCCGCCCACGTCCTGGCCAAGAAGGCAGGCCTGGCGGACGCCAAGGCGTTCGTCGACCTGCTCAAGAACACGCCGCGCGGCGACTCCAAGGCCCCCAAGGCCGCCAACGCGCAACTCCAGGCCATGGCCGAGCTGTGGAACACCGGGTTTGACTCCAAGACCCTGCCGGCGGACCCGAGCCTTTACCTCTCCAACGGCCCCTACATCGTCAAGGGCGTCAACCAGGACCAGTCCCTGACCATGGTCAAGAACAAGGACTACAACTGGGGTCCGGAGGCCAAGCTCGACGAAATCACCGTCCGCTACATTGGCGATTCCGCAGCCCAGGTCCAGGCCCTGAAGAACGGCGAGGCAGACATCATCGCCCCGCAGGCCTCCGCCGACACGGTGGAGCAGCTTAAGACGCTGGCAAGCCAGGGCGTCACGGTCGAGGTCGGCAACCAGCTCTCCTACGACCACATCGACCTGAACTACAGTGGTCCGTTTGCGGAGAAGAACGTCCGCGAGGCGTTCATGAAGTCGGTCCCGCGCAAGGACATCGTCGACAAGATCGTCAAGAAGCTCGATCCGAAGGCTGCACCGCTCGATTCCCAGCTGTTCGTGCCGGACCAGGCCCCCTACGCCGATTCCGTCAAGAACAACGGTTCCTCGGCCTACCAGGACGTGGACATTGAAGGCGCCAAGAAGCTCCTGAACGGTGCCACTCCCGAAGTCCGCATCATGTACAACAAGGACAACCCCAACCGCGTTGACGCCTACTCGCTGATCCGCGAATCCGCCACCAAGGCCGGCTTCAAGATCGTCGACGGCGGCCTCGGCAAGTCTGACTGGGGCAAGGCCCTTGGCGATGGCTCCTACGATGCCACCATCTTCGGCTGGATCAACTCGGGTGTTGGCGTCTCCGGCGTACCGCAGATCTTCAAGTCGGGCAACGATTCCAACTTCAACCTGTTCACCGATCCTGAAGCCGACAAGCTGATGGACGAACTGATTGTCACCACGGACAAGTCCAAGCAGGACGCCCTCCTCACCCAGATCGACAAGAAGATCTGGGCTTCCGCCTACGGCCTTCCGCTGTTCCAGGCAGTCGGTGTCGACGCGTACAGCGACCGCATCACCGGCGTGAAGTACATGCCGAACCAGACCGGTGTCTGGTGGAACTTCTGGGAGTGGGCTCAGAAGTAG